A window of the Tachysurus fulvidraco isolate hzauxx_2018 chromosome 6, HZAU_PFXX_2.0, whole genome shotgun sequence genome harbors these coding sequences:
- the c6h2orf76 gene encoding UPF0538 protein C2orf76 homolog, which yields MLTVMSSEAVLTVRLVRSFEHRNFKPVVFSGVNLDQNVEEFIAFVKKDVSTRSGLPPPFKKYEYDTMKIIHQAHGAKTNELVMSLEDDEKLILQNGLDLRACGIANETEMAFFKMSDYEKYKANPQTVW from the exons ATGTTGACAGTCATGTCATCTGAAGCTGTTCTCACTGTGCGCCTGGTTCGCTCTTTTGAACATCGCAACTTCAAACcagtggtgtttagtggtgtgaATTTAGACCAGAATGTCGAGGAGtttattgcttttgtaaagAAAG ACGTTTCTACCAGAAGTGGATTACCACCACCTTTTAAGAAATATGAATATG ACACCATGAAGATCATCCATCAAGCACATGGAGCAAAG ACTAATGAACTGGTGATGAGTTTAGAGGATGATGAAAAGCTGATATTGCAGAATGGCCTCGATTTACGAGCATGTGGTATAG CCAATGAAACAGAGATGGCCTTCTTCAAGATGAGTGACTATGAAAAGTACAAGGCCAATCCCCAGACTGTGTGGTAA